A portion of the Litorimonas taeanensis genome contains these proteins:
- a CDS encoding EAL domain-containing protein: MSDNITDMTSVLMEIPSIDVATQSSNISQAELELLKASVFRLEGQSMIWPDRLRAAALIRIAPSELPQKWQDWRNHIHEADKRQMDNALNALSWDGAKTTQHFRVQTGEDRWITLEMTVQRQSEQQGERIAIGVLRDITDERDNLERSLKLSSHDLVTGLPNKTKFMESVWGLSAIAQRLNAEGRLFRIHVENLDDIHQIYGYETGERLLSAFADRLRQIIHAPDCAGKDSDGDFFIGVMGLRGPDSNPEILARRLKLALSERPFQTPQGAIKLDLAIAHTIFPQRGRDVETLMAQTARALGAEPNAQITAYNPMMGLPSSRPVIEFKKEDIFAALNENRVSLAYQPIIHAKSGALCHYECLLRLREKTGEFVSAGRMIMKAEQLGLVHILDRRALEIAAAKLQSDSELRLALNVSAETVKDTAVAANYIKALKVLGPLTRRIVIELTETAALNDPSLAAKFSSEARALGCEFAIDDFGSGHTSFRNLMAIEAETIKIDGSQINGISTKPQMQTFVRMMVDLAQTFSVKTVAEMVEDPADAALLRRLGVDYFQGYLFGMPLSEPSYVTPK; encoded by the coding sequence ATGTCGGATAACATAACCGATATGACCTCTGTCTTGATGGAAATACCGTCTATTGATGTCGCGACACAGTCATCGAACATCAGCCAGGCTGAATTAGAATTATTAAAGGCCTCTGTGTTTAGGCTCGAAGGCCAGTCTATGATTTGGCCAGACCGTCTACGCGCTGCGGCATTGATACGTATTGCGCCTTCAGAGCTGCCTCAAAAATGGCAAGATTGGCGAAACCACATCCATGAGGCCGATAAAAGGCAAATGGATAATGCACTAAATGCCTTAAGCTGGGACGGCGCAAAAACGACGCAGCATTTCCGCGTGCAGACCGGTGAAGACCGTTGGATTACCTTGGAAATGACAGTTCAAAGACAATCGGAGCAACAAGGCGAGAGAATAGCCATTGGCGTCTTACGTGATATTACCGATGAGCGTGATAATTTGGAACGCTCTCTTAAATTATCATCGCATGACTTGGTGACAGGCCTGCCCAATAAAACCAAATTCATGGAAAGCGTATGGGGGTTATCCGCGATAGCGCAGCGCTTGAACGCAGAAGGGCGGCTCTTTCGAATTCATGTTGAAAACCTTGATGATATTCATCAAATTTATGGTTATGAAACTGGCGAGCGGCTTCTTTCAGCTTTCGCAGACCGCCTCCGCCAAATCATTCACGCGCCAGATTGCGCCGGTAAAGACAGCGACGGAGATTTCTTTATTGGTGTGATGGGGTTGCGCGGACCCGATAGTAACCCTGAAATATTAGCGAGGCGCCTTAAACTGGCTCTCTCAGAGCGGCCCTTCCAAACGCCTCAAGGGGCGATAAAGCTCGACCTTGCGATAGCGCATACTATATTCCCGCAACGTGGCCGTGATGTTGAAACTCTTATGGCTCAGACAGCCAGAGCTTTGGGCGCAGAACCAAATGCGCAAATTACCGCCTATAATCCTATGATGGGCCTGCCATCTTCGCGGCCAGTGATAGAGTTTAAGAAAGAGGATATTTTCGCGGCTTTAAATGAAAACCGTGTTTCATTAGCTTATCAACCTATCATCCACGCTAAGTCTGGTGCGTTGTGCCATTATGAATGTCTTTTACGATTAAGAGAGAAAACCGGCGAATTTGTCAGTGCGGGTCGTATGATAATGAAGGCAGAACAGCTTGGTCTCGTGCATATATTAGATCGCCGCGCCTTAGAAATTGCAGCGGCGAAGCTCCAAAGTGATTCTGAATTACGCCTTGCATTAAATGTTTCTGCTGAAACAGTGAAAGATACAGCCGTTGCAGCAAATTATATAAAAGCCTTAAAAGTCTTAGGGCCATTAACGCGCCGTATTGTCATAGAGTTAACCGAAACAGCGGCGCTCAATGACCCGTCATTAGCCGCGAAATTTTCCAGCGAAGCCAGGGCTTTGGGATGTGAATTTGCCATTGATGATTTTGGATCTGGGCATACGAGTTTCCGAAACTTGATGGCTATCGAAGCCGAGACCATCAAAATTGATGGCAGCCAAATCAATGGCATCTCTACCAAACCGCAGATGCAAACTTTTGTGCGGATGATGGTTGACCTTGCGCAGACCTTTTCGGTCAAGACTGTGGCAGAAATGGTAGAGGACCCCGCTGATGCCGCATTGCTACGACGTTTAGGCGTTGACTATTTTCAAGGCTATCTATTCGGTATGCCGCTGTCCGAGCCTTCTTATGTGACGCCAAAATAG
- the yidD gene encoding membrane protein insertion efficiency factor YidD, with product MRRLFSYPMLGLLWVYRRFISPVLSVFGIKCRHYPSCSAYSVEAIERHGPWAGGWMTLARLLRCHPFTALGATSGVDNVPEHITKAPLWAPWRYGRWRSVNNPSQTGEVKTDLK from the coding sequence ATGCGCCGCCTTTTTTCATATCCTATGTTGGGCCTTTTATGGGTGTATCGGCGGTTTATTTCGCCCGTTCTGTCTGTGTTTGGTATTAAATGCCGGCATTACCCCTCTTGTTCGGCCTATTCCGTCGAAGCGATAGAGCGGCATGGGCCTTGGGCGGGGGGGTGGATGACGCTGGCGAGGCTGCTGCGCTGTCATCCTTTTACCGCTTTGGGGGCCACAAGCGGGGTTGATAATGTGCCGGAACATATTACGAAGGCCCCTTTATGGGCGCCGTGGCGATATGGCCGTTGGCGTTCGGTTAATAACCCGTCCCAGACGGGTGAAGTGAAGACGGATTTAAAATGA
- a CDS encoding helix-turn-helix domain-containing protein, with amino-acid sequence MMDASPEHIGHVLRDRRMALDLTPQDVFEAIHLRVDYIRAIETLNADALPSIGYVLGYVRSYAKFLGLNADEAVARYKAEIAAPENICVSHLPHFVPKNKIKLPRGFIPALGVLGFAVMLSVWYGGTMASQAANPALLSVDSQTDTQMKEAPIDPNLVTLKASAPSWVQVTDGKGKTIISRIFVTGETYSAIRGSDLTFSVRDAGAVDIYIGKENLGALGEMGQALKDVPFPR; translated from the coding sequence ATGATGGACGCATCACCGGAACATATTGGACATGTCCTGCGCGATAGGCGCATGGCCCTCGACTTAACGCCGCAAGACGTTTTTGAGGCCATCCATTTGCGTGTGGATTATATCAGAGCGATAGAAACGCTGAATGCGGATGCCTTGCCGTCTATTGGTTATGTGCTGGGCTATGTGCGAAGCTATGCCAAGTTTTTGGGGCTGAATGCCGATGAAGCTGTGGCCCGATATAAGGCCGAGATTGCAGCGCCAGAGAATATATGCGTGAGCCATCTCCCGCATTTTGTACCGAAGAATAAAATCAAATTGCCGCGCGGCTTTATCCCTGCACTGGGCGTGTTGGGCTTTGCTGTCATGTTGAGCGTTTGGTATGGCGGAACAATGGCGAGCCAAGCGGCCAATCCCGCTTTGTTGAGCGTGGACAGCCAAACCGACACACAGATGAAAGAGGCTCCGATTGACCCTAATTTGGTGACGTTGAAAGCGTCCGCGCCCAGCTGGGTGCAAGTCACAGATGGTAAGGGCAAAACTATCATCAGCCGCATATTTGTGACGGGCGAAACCTATAGCGCTATTCGCGGTTCCGATTTGACTTTTAGTGTCCGTGATGCGGGCGCGGTTGATATTTATATCGGCAAGGAAAACCTCGGCGCGCTGGGCGAAATGGGCCAAGCGCTCAAAGATGTGCCTTTCCCGCGTTAG
- a CDS encoding ArnT family glycosyltransferase: MIRALLTSPISQSKAIFVLVILTLLVTLPGLASLSVLDRDEARYAQASVQMAESGDYLNIRFQDEARNKKPAGIYWLQVAAIKTFSAPETRNIWVQRLPSVLGALLAVLATYFAGAKLIGRQAGFIGAVTLALSMMMIFEGHIAKTDAVLCAMGALCFSAIAHIRTETAGLSLWKARPAVWIFWVALGFSILIKGPVIPTLVALSMGTLLLWERRGYGMRQFVNIPAIAACFIIFLPWAIAIGIETNGAFFTESLGHDLGGKMVSAQESHPGPFGYHLALLSVTFWPGSIFLLPAFALAIRTVGRSGHKTSDLAKAVRLCLAWILPYWILIEVMPTKLPHYSLPVFPALALLVGMVFTHLVAIKDFKILRFINGSLFLIVSAGLLYGLVYAQAVFSGTGLPTSLLLTLCLAGVLALLAGFAIWSNAIQLSFLSAGLCAIILNITAYGVILPSLTSLRLTDQLEAGFREYNIPLPREGGPLVQAINFTEPSLVYRFGKDIRLGDQIDLNSPETWRVGQLFILDTLHKKGAALERLRDAKNAQGACLDLRFSVEGLNYSRGDTVDLRVLEIVPCD; encoded by the coding sequence ATGATACGTGCTTTACTGACTTCCCCAATATCGCAAAGCAAAGCCATTTTCGTCTTGGTGATCTTGACGCTTCTTGTCACTTTACCGGGGCTAGCGAGCCTATCCGTCTTGGATCGCGACGAAGCCCGCTACGCACAGGCCAGTGTGCAAATGGCGGAAAGCGGCGATTATTTGAACATCAGATTTCAAGACGAAGCCCGCAATAAAAAACCCGCTGGCATATATTGGCTTCAAGTCGCAGCCATTAAAACCTTCAGCGCTCCAGAGACCCGAAACATCTGGGTGCAGCGACTGCCATCTGTTTTAGGGGCCCTCCTTGCCGTCTTAGCGACTTATTTCGCCGGCGCGAAATTAATTGGACGACAGGCAGGCTTCATCGGCGCAGTCACCCTCGCCTTATCAATGATGATGATATTTGAAGGACATATTGCCAAAACGGACGCAGTTTTATGCGCTATGGGAGCGCTCTGCTTTTCTGCTATCGCCCATATCAGAACTGAAACCGCAGGGCTTTCCCTGTGGAAGGCCCGCCCGGCTGTTTGGATTTTTTGGGTAGCGCTTGGCTTTTCTATTTTGATTAAAGGCCCCGTTATTCCGACCTTGGTGGCGCTTTCTATGGGGACGTTATTACTGTGGGAGAGGCGAGGTTATGGCATGCGCCAATTCGTCAATATTCCTGCTATCGCAGCCTGTTTTATAATCTTTCTACCTTGGGCCATCGCCATTGGTATAGAAACCAATGGCGCCTTTTTCACCGAAAGTTTGGGCCATGACCTAGGCGGTAAAATGGTCTCTGCGCAAGAAAGTCACCCTGGGCCATTTGGCTATCACCTTGCGCTTCTGAGCGTGACCTTTTGGCCGGGTTCTATATTCTTACTCCCCGCCTTTGCCTTGGCCATTCGTACCGTAGGGCGTAGCGGCCATAAAACCAGTGATTTGGCCAAAGCTGTACGGCTATGTTTAGCTTGGATTCTACCCTATTGGATTTTAATCGAGGTCATGCCGACGAAATTGCCGCATTATTCATTGCCTGTATTTCCGGCTTTGGCTTTGCTGGTGGGTATGGTTTTTACGCATCTCGTCGCGATTAAAGATTTTAAAATTCTGCGTTTCATAAACGGTTCTCTATTTTTAATCGTTTCCGCAGGGCTTTTATACGGGTTGGTTTATGCCCAAGCGGTTTTCTCTGGTACGGGCCTACCGACGAGTTTGTTGCTTACGCTCTGCCTTGCGGGAGTTTTGGCGTTATTGGCAGGTTTTGCGATTTGGTCGAATGCTATTCAGCTCTCATTTTTATCGGCGGGCTTGTGTGCCATAATTCTTAATATTACGGCGTATGGCGTTATTTTGCCCAGCTTAACCTCTCTGCGTTTAACGGATCAATTAGAGGCTGGATTTCGAGAGTACAATATCCCACTGCCGCGAGAAGGCGGGCCATTGGTTCAAGCCATTAATTTCACGGAGCCGAGCCTTGTTTACCGCTTTGGCAAAGACATACGCCTTGGCGATCAGATTGATTTAAATAGTCCAGAAACATGGCGGGTGGGACAGTTATTTATTCTGGATACCCTGCATAAAAAAGGCGCGGCGCTGGAGCGCCTGCGCGATGCGAAAAACGCACAGGGCGCCTGCCTAGACCTGCGTTTTTCTGTTGAGGGATTAAACTATTCACGCGGCGATACCGTCGACCTCCGCGTGTTAGAAATCGTGCCTTGCGATTAA
- the thrS gene encoding threonine--tRNA ligase has product MTVTLTFPDGAARDYDSGTTAMEIAKSISKGLAKKVLAAKLDGVLVDASLPIEANAKIELVTAEDPEGLELIRHDAAHVLAEAVQELFPGTQVTIGPVIENGFYYDFFREEPFSEDDFAAIEKKMAFIINRNDKFERLVMDRNEAIKMFTDMGETFKAELIQDLPESETITVYKQGKWFDLCRGPHLPSTGKVGKAFKLMKVAGAYWRGDAKNPQLQRIYGTAWATQEDLDAHLHQLAEAEKRDHRRLGRELDLFHFQEEAQGQAFWHAHGWQLYRLLQEYMRRRQAEYGYQEIKTPMLMDRKFWEASGHWEKYRENMFVAEIAEEDKVLSLKPMNCPCHIQVFNHGQKSYRDLPLRMAEFGSCHRYEPSGALHGLMRVRAFTQDDGHIFCTLEQVTDEVKLFTELLKSVYADLGFNDVKVMFSTRPDMRVGSDEYWDMAEDALEEAAKQSGLEIVLNAGDGAFYGPKLDFVLKDAIGREWQAGTIQLDPNLPERLGASYIGSDDAKHAPLMLHRAVLGSFERFLGILIENYAGRFPLWLAPVQVVIATITGGADEYAEQVAAKMRAAGLRVETDLRNEKINYKIRELSADRKIPVIAVVGMKEAEEGKLALRRLGSRDQTILDLNEAIQALSEESLAPDLRRLKADN; this is encoded by the coding sequence ATGACAGTCACTTTGACATTCCCCGATGGTGCCGCACGCGATTACGACAGCGGCACGACGGCCATGGAAATCGCAAAGTCCATATCCAAGGGCCTCGCGAAAAAGGTTTTAGCGGCCAAGCTCGACGGCGTTTTAGTGGATGCCAGCCTGCCGATCGAAGCCAACGCCAAAATCGAACTCGTCACCGCCGAAGACCCCGAAGGGCTAGAGCTTATCCGCCATGACGCCGCCCATGTTTTGGCCGAAGCGGTGCAAGAGCTTTTCCCCGGTACGCAGGTCACAATCGGCCCCGTTATTGAAAACGGGTTTTATTATGATTTTTTCCGCGAAGAACCGTTTTCCGAAGACGACTTCGCCGCGATAGAAAAGAAAATGGCTTTCATCATTAACCGCAATGATAAATTTGAACGCCTAGTCATGGACCGCAATGAGGCCATAAAAATGTTCACCGATATGGGCGAGACATTTAAGGCCGAGCTTATCCAAGATTTGCCCGAGAGCGAAACCATCACCGTTTATAAACAGGGCAAATGGTTTGACCTCTGCCGTGGCCCGCATTTGCCCTCTACGGGTAAGGTCGGCAAAGCCTTTAAATTGATGAAGGTCGCCGGCGCTTATTGGCGCGGGGATGCGAAAAATCCACAGCTACAACGGATTTACGGCACGGCTTGGGCCACACAAGAAGACCTCGACGCGCATTTGCATCAACTCGCCGAAGCCGAAAAACGCGATCACCGACGTCTTGGCCGGGAACTAGATTTGTTCCATTTCCAAGAAGAAGCCCAAGGCCAAGCGTTCTGGCACGCTCATGGCTGGCAGCTCTATCGCCTGTTGCAAGAATATATGCGCCGCCGCCAAGCCGAATATGGCTATCAAGAAATTAAAACGCCCATGCTCATGGATCGTAAGTTTTGGGAAGCCTCTGGTCATTGGGAAAAATATCGCGAAAATATGTTTGTCGCGGAAATCGCCGAAGAAGACAAAGTTCTCTCGCTCAAGCCTATGAATTGCCCGTGTCATATTCAGGTCTTTAATCATGGGCAGAAATCCTATCGTGACCTGCCATTGCGTATGGCGGAATTTGGCTCTTGCCATCGATATGAACCTTCGGGCGCTTTGCATGGACTGATGCGCGTACGCGCCTTTACCCAAGATGACGGGCATATTTTCTGTACGCTGGAACAAGTCACGGATGAGGTGAAACTGTTCACTGAATTGCTGAAAAGCGTTTATGCCGATTTGGGCTTTAATGATGTCAAAGTCATGTTCTCGACCCGTCCTGACATGCGTGTGGGTTCAGATGAATATTGGGATATGGCCGAAGATGCGCTCGAAGAAGCGGCGAAACAATCGGGTTTGGAAATTGTCTTAAACGCAGGGGACGGGGCGTTTTACGGCCCGAAACTTGATTTCGTTTTGAAAGACGCGATTGGCCGTGAATGGCAGGCCGGTACGATACAGCTTGACCCGAACTTGCCCGAACGCCTCGGCGCCTCTTATATTGGGTCGGATGATGCGAAACATGCACCGCTTATGCTTCACCGCGCAGTGCTGGGGTCGTTTGAGCGTTTCCTCGGTATTTTGATTGAAAACTATGCGGGGCGTTTTCCGCTTTGGCTCGCCCCTGTGCAGGTCGTGATTGCCACGATTACGGGCGGTGCGGATGAATATGCGGAGCAAGTCGCGGCTAAAATGCGCGCGGCGGGGCTGCGTGTGGAAACGGATTTGCGGAACGAAAAAATTAATTACAAAATTCGTGAATTATCTGCGGATCGCAAAATTCCTGTCATCGCCGTGGTCGGTATGAAAGAGGCCGAAGAGGGCAAGCTCGCCCTTCGCCGCCTTGGCTCGCGCGATCAAACGATATTGGATTTGAACGAAGCCATTCAGGCGCTCTCCGAAGAATCTCTGGCCCCTGATTTACGGCGTTTAAAAGCGGATAATTAA
- a CDS encoding disulfide bond formation protein B has product MKNSALLRSPYAAPLFALLLSGGLLIGAWVSQYGFGYHPCTMCYWQRHVHKAVVVVALLALLMVRMGLPMQKTLTYLLVLLLLGSAGLAFYHSGVEFKLWAGPQTCSGGGANLSRFSTENLLDQLDQKIKPPSCDEAVWIFLGLSMATWNGIASLFGAGVTAFLGSRKHD; this is encoded by the coding sequence ATGAAAAACTCTGCCCTTCTTCGCTCGCCTTATGCTGCGCCGCTCTTTGCTCTTTTACTCTCAGGCGGCTTGCTGATTGGGGCGTGGGTTTCGCAATATGGCTTTGGTTATCATCCTTGCACAATGTGTTACTGGCAACGCCATGTGCATAAGGCCGTGGTCGTGGTGGCATTGCTCGCGCTTTTAATGGTGCGGATGGGCCTGCCCATGCAAAAAACGCTCACCTATTTATTGGTGCTCTTGCTCTTGGGCAGTGCGGGTCTGGCTTTTTATCATTCAGGCGTCGAGTTTAAGTTATGGGCAGGGCCGCAAACGTGTTCTGGCGGCGGGGCAAATTTATCGCGATTTTCCACAGAGAACTTGCTTGACCAATTAGATCAAAAAATAAAACCGCCCTCTTGTGATGAAGCTGTCTGGATATTCCTTGGTCTTTCTATGGCGACATGGAACGGGATTGCCTCACTATTCGGGGCAGGCGTCACAGCCTTTCTAGGGAGCCGCAAACATGACTAA
- the ispG gene encoding flavodoxin-dependent (E)-4-hydroxy-3-methylbut-2-enyl-diphosphate synthase, protein MSAAPKDINSIRPWRTIERRKSRKIRVGSVEVGGDAPIAVQSMTNTLTHDIEATVGQTLALQEAGADIVRVSVPDPDSSAALRAIVDQVQVPLVADIHFHYKRGIEAAENGAACLRINPGNIGGQDRVREVVAAARANGCSIRIGVNGGSLERELLEKYGEPCPDAMVESALMHARMLDDENFHDYKISVKASDIFLTVAAYHQLAEATDAPLHLGITEAGGTRIGTVKSSIGMGNLLWAGIGDTIRVSLSADPVEEIKVGFDMLKSLGLRTRGVNIISCPSCARQGFNVIETVKTLEDRLAHISEPISLSIIGCVVNGPGEAMFTDIGFTGGSAGYGMMYHAGKKTGKTDNEDMIDDIVRSVEERAAELRGA, encoded by the coding sequence ATGAGCGCAGCACCCAAAGACATAAATTCCATCCGCCCTTGGCGCACAATAGAGCGGCGCAAATCGCGTAAAATCCGCGTCGGCAGTGTCGAGGTTGGCGGCGACGCCCCCATCGCCGTGCAGTCCATGACGAATACGCTGACCCATGACATAGAGGCCACAGTGGGCCAAACCCTTGCCCTGCAAGAGGCAGGCGCCGATATCGTCCGCGTCTCTGTGCCCGACCCCGACAGCAGCGCCGCCCTGCGCGCTATTGTTGACCAAGTGCAAGTCCCCCTCGTGGCGGATATCCATTTCCATTATAAACGCGGGATAGAGGCGGCGGAAAACGGCGCGGCCTGCCTGCGCATTAATCCGGGCAATATTGGCGGCCAAGACAGAGTGCGCGAAGTCGTCGCCGCGGCGCGCGCCAATGGATGCTCTATCCGTATCGGCGTGAATGGTGGCAGCCTAGAGCGGGAATTGCTGGAAAAATATGGCGAGCCATGCCCCGACGCTATGGTCGAGAGCGCGCTGATGCATGCGCGTATGCTCGATGATGAAAATTTCCACGATTATAAAATCTCGGTCAAAGCGTCCGATATATTTTTGACCGTCGCGGCCTATCACCAATTGGCCGAGGCCACAGACGCGCCCTTGCACTTAGGCATTACAGAGGCGGGCGGCACGCGCATTGGTACGGTTAAATCCTCTATCGGTATGGGGAACCTGCTCTGGGCGGGGATAGGCGACACGATACGGGTCAGCCTGTCCGCTGATCCGGTGGAGGAAATCAAAGTCGGCTTTGATATGCTAAAATCGCTCGGCCTGCGCACACGCGGGGTCAATATTATTTCCTGCCCGTCCTGCGCGCGGCAAGGGTTTAACGTCATCGAAACCGTCAAAACTCTCGAAGACAGACTCGCCCATATCTCAGAACCCATTTCGCTGTCCATCATAGGCTGCGTCGTCAACGGCCCCGGCGAAGCCATGTTCACCGATATCGGTTTTACAGGCGGCAGCGCAGGATACGGCATGATGTATCACGCAGGGAAGAAGACGGGGAAGACGGATAATGAGGATATGATAGACGATATCGTAAGGTCAGTGGAAGAGCGGGCGGCGGAGTTGCGCGGGGCGTGA
- a CDS encoding ATP-binding protein yields MNERFAWDPLETITNSDQEMLIAAKKREIKNILKSYVGKYDSFAELIQNAMDSIEKRISIEGNNFKPKILVHIDLKNNSLEVVDNGVGFEEEQFRSFLAPSISFKDGGGTRGNKGVGVTYVAYGFNDLTIRTKNDNFHDGRQIKNGRLWVDDRNAQQIRPKAIPISSKSQWFSSIDKGASFKIIFGGDNTRPKKLFWYNATTPHQWKYLLLTKTPLGYLNLLDQSESEIKFDVHVTDINGQTSSELDCSAKYKFPHNEIAASQELNAIVKLQKKAIDNGKDPNLAIKKYTRSNGIYDFFPNESIKSIRNLDDEERELAELYNVVAYGYFTYSTEVWDQLNDKKAKLRKGLRIIKGGLQLANNNMIQGELITIPLTKSIGHQNQTHVIVHFTDADPDLGRKGFQPELKSLAEKISVMIVGKLSAQRKILKSDSGAQVDIEKDIKFHDWMKDQERHAQEHPLKLENDNFFLPTKKISIGAIPRSEQDAIALFNQLLAGGVIRGIRLLATSQVSQYDGVFQFCAEEPLDNHVFNQISNPLGILTEQLIKPYIAPPKVVEYKFSLDGLIREFESGVKNEKDIDLAVFWEMGEEYKRDYGVTSLLDFDNIQHRQHHGLTHLLDSSNTQIKVICLAELFELLNSPVESQKHQKLTYGDVF; encoded by the coding sequence ATGAACGAGCGATTCGCATGGGACCCATTAGAGACGATTACAAATTCAGACCAAGAAATGTTAATTGCTGCGAAAAAGCGCGAAATAAAAAATATATTAAAATCTTATGTTGGTAAGTATGATTCCTTTGCAGAACTAATTCAAAATGCAATGGATTCTATTGAAAAGCGCATTTCAATTGAAGGGAACAATTTTAAGCCTAAAATTTTAGTTCATATTGACCTGAAAAATAACTCTTTGGAGGTGGTCGACAATGGGGTTGGTTTCGAGGAGGAACAGTTTAGGTCTTTTTTAGCCCCCAGTATATCTTTCAAAGACGGAGGTGGGACTCGAGGTAATAAAGGTGTCGGAGTTACTTATGTTGCTTATGGGTTCAACGATTTAACCATTCGAACAAAGAACGATAACTTCCATGATGGAAGGCAAATCAAGAATGGTAGACTCTGGGTGGATGACCGTAATGCGCAACAAATACGTCCAAAAGCCATACCCATTAGTTCCAAAAGTCAATGGTTTTCTAGTATTGATAAAGGAGCTAGCTTTAAGATAATTTTTGGAGGTGATAATACGCGTCCGAAGAAGCTATTTTGGTATAACGCTACTACTCCGCATCAATGGAAATATTTACTTCTAACTAAGACGCCGCTTGGGTATTTAAATTTATTAGATCAATCCGAATCTGAAATTAAATTCGATGTTCATGTCACGGACATAAATGGACAGACTTCTTCGGAACTAGACTGTAGTGCAAAGTATAAATTTCCACACAATGAAATAGCAGCCAGTCAAGAGCTAAATGCTATTGTAAAATTACAAAAAAAGGCAATAGATAACGGTAAGGATCCTAATCTAGCAATTAAAAAATATACAAGGTCAAACGGAATTTATGACTTCTTCCCAAATGAATCAATAAAGTCCATTCGGAACTTGGATGACGAGGAACGTGAGCTTGCTGAACTATACAACGTAGTCGCATATGGTTATTTCACATATTCGACAGAAGTTTGGGATCAATTGAATGATAAGAAAGCAAAACTAAGGAAGGGCCTTCGGATTATAAAAGGCGGTCTGCAACTTGCAAACAACAACATGATTCAGGGGGAACTTATAACTATTCCTCTTACTAAGAGCATAGGTCACCAAAACCAGACCCATGTTATTGTGCATTTTACTGACGCAGACCCAGACCTTGGGCGAAAAGGCTTTCAACCTGAATTAAAGAGCTTAGCTGAAAAAATTTCTGTGATGATAGTCGGAAAGTTGAGTGCTCAGAGAAAAATACTCAAATCTGATAGCGGAGCTCAAGTTGATATTGAAAAAGACATTAAATTCCACGATTGGATGAAAGACCAAGAAAGACATGCTCAAGAGCATCCACTGAAACTTGAAAATGATAATTTCTTTCTTCCCACGAAAAAGATTTCGATTGGTGCGATTCCTCGTTCTGAGCAGGATGCAATAGCGTTATTTAATCAATTGCTCGCTGGTGGAGTTATTCGAGGCATTAGACTGTTAGCAACCTCACAAGTTTCACAATACGATGGTGTATTCCAATTTTGCGCGGAAGAACCCTTAGATAATCATGTCTTTAATCAGATATCTAATCCTCTGGGGATTTTAACCGAGCAATTGATTAAACCGTATATTGCTCCTCCGAAAGTCGTTGAATATAAATTTAGCTTAGACGGACTTATCCGGGAATTTGAGAGCGGTGTTAAAAATGAGAAAGACATTGATTTAGCAGTCTTTTGGGAAATGGGTGAAGAATATAAGCGTGACTATGGGGTGACCTCACTTCTTGATTTTGACAACATTCAACATAGACAGCACCATGGCCTTACTCACTTATTAGACTCTTCTAACACCCAAATAAAAGTTATTTGTTTGGCTGAGCTATTTGAGCTACTTAACTCTCCAGTTGAATCCCAAAAACATCAAAAACTGACCTATGGGGATGTATTTTAA
- a CDS encoding glycosyltransferase family 2 protein → MSITPKNSKMNAEPRLSVVVPVYNEAENVAQLVEEIAKALFATSYEMIFVNDASTDDTANVLRDLKSQYSELRVLSHRANAGQSRALRTGVLAARSELIATLDGDGQNNPADIPKLRDQILRVDAPKDLMLVGGRRVKRQDSQAKLWASKWANGIRKKLLKDEADDTGCGLKLFKREAFLRLPYFDHIHRYIPALMLREGYKIEFADVSHRARIAGESKYTNFGRLMVSFSDLRGVMWLNSRSRNPKGWDEI, encoded by the coding sequence ATGTCAATTACGCCAAAAAATTCTAAAATGAATGCAGAGCCAAGGCTATCTGTTGTCGTGCCCGTATATAACGAAGCGGAAAATGTGGCGCAATTAGTCGAAGAAATTGCCAAAGCTCTTTTCGCGACGTCTTACGAAATGATTTTCGTTAATGATGCCAGTACGGATGACACAGCCAATGTGTTGCGCGACTTGAAAAGTCAATATTCTGAATTACGGGTTTTAAGTCACCGCGCAAATGCAGGTCAGTCGCGGGCTCTGCGGACAGGTGTTTTGGCGGCGCGCTCTGAACTTATTGCGACCTTAGATGGGGACGGGCAAAATAACCCGGCTGATATTCCCAAACTACGGGATCAAATCTTGCGCGTGGATGCCCCCAAAGATCTTATGTTAGTCGGCGGCCGCCGCGTGAAACGTCAAGATAGCCAAGCCAAATTATGGGCTTCTAAATGGGCCAATGGCATTCGAAAGAAATTACTCAAAGACGAGGCCGACGATACTGGGTGCGGCCTTAAACTGTTCAAACGGGAAGCCTTTTTACGTCTTCCCTATTTTGACCATATTCATCGTTACATCCCCGCCTTGATGCTGCGTGAGGGCTATAAAATTGAGTTCGCAGATGTGAGCCACAGAGCGCGTATTGCCGGAGAATCCAAATATACAAATTTTGGTCGCTTAATGGTCTCTTTTTCAGATTTGCGAGGCGTAATGTGGCTTAATTCACGCTCACGAAACCCCAAAGGGTGGGACGAAATTTAA